The Malus domestica chromosome 10, GDT2T_hap1 genome contains a region encoding:
- the LOC103446683 gene encoding homeobox-leucine zipper protein MERISTEM L1-like encodes MLQPSMFENHILDHMTTSSTHKTSDSTGRLLDDDFETKSGTETTMDAPSGDEQDPNATGPRPKRKRYHRHTQRQIQEMEAFFKDCPHPDDKQRKELSRELGLEPLQVKFWFQNKRTQMKAQHERHENSILKSENDKLRAENNRYKEALANATCPNCGGPAAIGEMSFDEQHLRIENARLHEEIDKISSIAAKYVGKPLTSSFSSHMPSHVPSGRSLDLGVGSFGTQPGFVGEMYGSSTDLLRSVSVLTEADKPMIVELAVAAMEELIRMAEAGDPLWVPGDHNSIHQEILNEDEYLRTFPRGIGPKPLGLKSEASRETALVIMNHVNLVEILMDVNQWSTVFCGIVSRAMTLDILSTGVAGNYNGALQVMTAEFQVPSPLVPTRENYFVRYCKQNVDGTWAVVDVSLDNLRQSPVSRSRRRPSGCLIQELQNGYSKVIWVEHVEVDDSAVHNIYRPLVNSGLAFGAKRWVATLDRQCQRLASSMASNIPAGELCVITSAEGRKSMLKLAQRLVMSFCTGVGASTAHAWTTLSATGSDDVRVMTRKSMDDPGRPPGIVLSAATSFWIPVPPKRVFDFLRDENSRSEWDILSNGGLVQEMAHIANGRDPGNCVSLLRVNSANSSQSNMLILQESCTDSTGSYVIYAPVDIVAMNVVLSGGDPDYVALLPSGFAILPDGPAGSAGGGNLDVGSGGSLLTVAFQILVDSVPTAKLSLGSVATVNNLIKCTVERIRAAVTCEQNP; translated from the exons ATGCTTCAGCCAAGCATGTTCGAGAATCACATCCTAGATCATATGACGACGAGCAGTACCCACAAAACCTCAGATAGTACTGGCCGACTGCTGGACGATGACTTCGAGACTAAATCCGGCACCGAAACGACTATGGACGCTCCTTCCGGTGACGAGCAAGATCCCAACGCCACCGGCCCGCGCCCCAAAAGAAAACGTTACCATCGTCACACCCAGCGCCAAATTCAGGAGATGGAAGC attctTCAAGGACTGTCCTCACCCAGATGACAAGCAAAGGAAGGAGCTGAGTCGTGAACTAGGGTTAGAGCCTTTGCAAGTCAAATTCTGGTTCCAAAACAAGCGCACCCAAATGAAG GCCCAACATGAACGCCATGAGAATTCAATTTTGAAATCTGAGAACGACAAGCTTCGTGCCGAGAACAATAGGTACAAGGAAGCCCTTGCCAATGCCACATGCCCCAACTGTGGAGGACCAGCTGCGATTGGGGAGATGTCATTTGATGAGCAACATTTGAGGATTGAAAATGCTCGTTTACATGAAGAG ATTGATAAGATATCTTCGATTGCTGCCAAATATGTTGGGAAGCCTTTGACGAGCTCATTTTCCTCTCACATGCCATCTCATGTGCCTTCCGGCCGCTCCCTTGATCTTGGGGTTGGCAGTTTTGGTACTCAGCCAGGCTTCGTAGGAGAAATGTATGGATCATCTACTGATCTTCTCAGGTCGGTTTCAGTGCTCACTGAGGCTGATAAGCCGATGATCGTTGAGCTTGCCGTTGCAGCCATGGAAGAACTAATTAGAATGGCCGAGGCTGGAGACCCTTTATGGGTTCCTGGTGACCATAACTCAATTCACCAAGAGATTTTAAACGAAGACGAGTACTTGAGGACATTTCCGAGGGGGATTGGCCCTAAACCATTGGGCTTAAAGTCTGAGGCTTCAAGAGAAACAGCATTGGTCATCATGAATCATGTTAACCTTGTTGAGATTCTCATGGATGTG AATCAATGGTCTACCGTCTTTTGTGGTATTGTCTCAAGAGCAATGACCCTTGATATCCTATCAACTGGAGTAGCTGGAAACTACAATGGAGCCTTGCAAGTG ATGACTGCTGAGTTTCAAGTACCCTCACCACTCGTTCCAACCCGTGAGAATTACTTTGTAAGGTACTGTAAGCAGAATGTTGATGGAACTTGGGCAGTCGTTGATGTTTCTTTGGACAACCTACGCCAAAGTCCAGTTTCAAGAAGTCGAAGAAGGCCATCCGGCTGCTTAATACAAGAATTGCAAAATGGCTACTCCAAG GTTATATGGGTGGAACATGTTGAAGTGGATGATAGTGCTGTTCACAACATATACAGACCACTAGTCAATTCTGGTCTTGCCTTTGGAGCTAAGCGTTGGGTGGCTACACTTGATAGACAGTGCCAACGTCTTGCGAGTTCCATGGCCAGTAACATTCCTGCTGGAGAGCTTTGTG TGATAACTAGTGCTGAAGGGAGGAAAAGTATGTTGAAGCTGGCACAAAGATTGGTGATGAGCTTCTGTACCGGTGTTGGTGCTTCTACTGCACATGCATGGACTACATTATCAGCAACGGGTTCAGATGATGTGAGGGTCATGACCCGAAAAAGTATGGACGATCCTGGCAGGCCTCCTGGGATTGTTCTAAGTGCTGCAACTTCCTTCTGGATTCCTGTTCCTCCCAAGAGAGTTTTCGATTTCCTGCGGGATGAAAACTCTCGTAGTGAG TGGGATATACTTTCAAACGGTGGGCTAGTTCAAGAGATGGCACACATAGCTAATGGTCGTGATCCAGGCAACTGTGTCTCCCTACTTCGCGTAAAT AGTGCAAATTCAAGCCAAAGCAATATGCTGATACTTCAGGAAAGCTGCACTGATTCAACCGGGTCATACGTGATTTATGCACCAGTTGATATCGTGGCCATGAATGTCGTGTTAAGTGGTGGAGACCCAGATTATGTAGCACTTCTGCCCTCAGGTTTTGCCATCCTTCCAGATGGACCTGCTGGGTCCGCAGGAGGAGGAAACCTTGATGTTGGCTCTGGTGGGTCTCTACTCACAGTAGCATTTCAGATCTTGGTTGATTCAGTTCCTACTGCCAAACTATCTCTGGGATCTGTGGCTACTGTTAACAATCTAATTAAGTGCACGGTTGAGCGTATTAGAGCCGCGGTTACATGTGAACAAAATCCATGA